The DNA sequence tctttgtAACAATTTAACCACGGAGTAGTGAACTGTGAACCGATTAGCaggatggagagagtactaaTTGTAgattgattaagaaaaatggctATCATGTATTCGAAATCTATAATCAAACCTTTAGaataattgcattaaaatcaaacatttcaagctaagaaaaataattaaataattcacataatttcaagcaaagaaaaacaattaaataattcacatagtttttcatttattttattccctccgttccccaTAATTGGTACTCCCtatgtcccaactaagttgatacaaaacttttggacacggagattaagaaattatgttaaatagattaaatgaaagtaaataaaataggaaagagaaaaaagtatgagagctaaagagagagtaaagtatatgataaaataaagtaagagtgattggttgtattgttttttttttcaaaaaggaaatgactcaactttgttagAACGtcctaaaaaggaatacgactcaacttagttgagacaGAAGAGtaccaattttctttttcgttcgTCCCCTATCAATTGAcatccttatttttttttactacttttggtaatggatctcatcttccactaaatcatttcattcacattttattataaaaataatatacgaAAAAGTTGGACatacattccattaacttttttcatccactttccattacattttttaaaactcatgttaaGTCAATCAATGTCAATTAATGGGGGGCGGAGGGACCATTGCGCACCACTTACACCAGTAACTTTCCGGGcttggatcccctgctgtggagGAATCACGGCAGGGGATGCCGTTCCTCACAtcccaattttttaaacttaaaatataacaCTTAAacagaaaaaccaaaattttaaaaaatagggATGTGAGGAACAGCATCCCTCCACAGCAGAGGATCCAAGCTCTAACTTTCCCTTCTAGTTCAAATCTAATAAACAGTGATGGAACCAGTAATTAATCTGGATTATATCTCTTTTTTAGCTAAAATGATGCAAAAGATCAAAGAGCATACTAATTTCTCGAACTTCAAAACCTTATCCTAACATATTTACCATGAAAATTCTAGTCTATGCAGATTTGATAATAGATGGTTTACATcaacattaaattaatatggGTACTCTTCCAAAAGCTCAAGAAAAACAAGGTCGTGTACAAACATTAATATTGACACACTGCACAGTAGTATTTCTTTAAATCTTGGAAAGTAATTTCGAATAATTAATCAGCCGTAATCAAGGAAAGTAAGTCAAGTAGCAATTAAAGGATAAAAGATGCAAGCTTACCTCTATTTCTTCAACTGAGAAGTTGTGTTTTTATCTGCAAAAGAGCAAAGAATCTGAAGGGATGAGAAAAATGGATCTTTTCGGATGCAAAATTAAGTCAATGGCTGAATGCCGGTCGTCTCATCATCTGTCGTTGTATTCAGTGTTTATTgactagtagtattattgcGAATACCGAGtctatttcactttttccCATTAAAATACAACACCATCTAATGATCATACCCCATTTATCCCAGCATAGGTGATTCGgcattttattgaaaagataCTAGCATAAAATGAGTCaattttttagataaaatataatataattattctcttactttatttctttaccTATACAATTCTTAtgttttactccctccgtcccacgtaATTTTATCCAATATTCCATTTTGagtcgtcccacataattttacacacttcacttttaccatttttggtaatagaccacatattccactaactcattcatactcacatttaattataaaactaatactccctccgtcccggctaagatgacaaatttcttagccggcacaagattttaggagctattggttaaagtgtttaattggagagataaaatatgagtgtaagtattaaagtgagagataaagaaatatagatattttaataggagtgagaaaaaatggttgagtgtattaattggagaaagaaagttttcaaaaaaagaaatgtgtcatcttagttgggacaaactaaaatggaaaatgtgtcattttaagcgggacggatggagtactttaaaagtaggacccacatcccaccaattttttcaactcactttccattagatttcttaaaacacgtgtcTGGTCAAAGTGGGtgaaattatgtgggacggatggagtatattctTTTCACTTACAGCTCTAAATATTGCGCTAtccgtccgtcattaggaATCCCAGTTACTTTTGCGCaatcattttgtaaaaatgatctccctccgtttcttcatagttgagtcatttttcatttcagaaagtttcttcataattgagtcatttccatatatggtaacttttctctctttcttactttactctctcttactttattctctctactttatttactttatactttattctctctaccttttcctatccttacttttttatcgatttatttaacacacctaacattcatttctaaaactcagTGCCGAAAaatttcgcctcaactatgaagaaacggagggagtaataaataattaaagtggagaaatggtaaagtaatagagaataaagttgagaagagtcttatctaggttattctctctcttactttagcatttttccactttaattatttattatcatttttacaaaacgaatGCGTAAAAATGACCGGAACTTCAAATAGCggatggagggaatattttcttaaattacgTGCTCAGGAGAAGTATTTATAGCGAGACGAAATGAGAGTGGCAGAccatttattgttttagtatATACTATTCTATATTACTAGCTCGTTTATTCCcaaatcattttttctatttttctatcaTAGCATTAAATTAGTCGAATTTGTTGTGAGTTGCATTAATCTCCGATttgtattgttatttttttaaaataaaagtcaatttttgtcctaaatatatgatcaaaatattcactttttggaaaacaggtccataacaaataaaattattatcgGAGTGGTCATTTTTTTACGTTTCATTAATCTCCAATTtgtattgtaattttttaagaataaaagtcaattttggttctaaatatatgaccaaaatatgaatttgatccaaaatatttactttttggaAAACAGAtccataataaataaaatcattgtCGGAGTGGTCATTTTTTTACCGTTCCGTCAAAAAAGGACTACATCAGcgatattttcatttgttatggacctgtttttttaaaaagtgaatattttggaccaaattcgtagATTGATTGACTATGAAACAAAGGGTATAATgcttttgcactattttaaaaacttgTATGTCAATCTTTCACCATCCTTTCACAGAAATGTCGTTATGAGGGCAGCGATGTCTGATATGAATTGAGATatccaaaattgaaatatccAAAAGAACTCGTTGGATATATTGATCCAAGAATCTATAAGGGTTGAAGCGGTCTCCCTAGAATTGAATACCTAGTTTGATAACTCCAAGAACTTAAAAAACATCACAAGACCTCGCTTAACGGGTTGATTGATTGCCACAAGACCTCGCTTAACAGGTTGCTATATGTTGGGTTCAGTTGTGGAGCCCGGAATTTTGCGGTGGGGgtccaagaagaagaaaaattttagCGCTCActgttaataaaaatgtaagcATCTCTCAATGATTTTGTCATCGAAATTAGTCGTAGGAAGACccttttagagcatccgcaatgctATTAGGCCAGTCATAGGCCAgctgcaaaaaaaataattcgaaatatactacatttacggaattaaaatcacgattaaattacggaattaaatttaggagacatatacggaaaaattcattaattttatttaaataaaaaaagtacattaactaaaaatcaaaaaaattacataacaaaaaaaatcgggcttccacacacgagccaccgcccctctctactcctcactaatttattgaaaaaatacattacaaattttagtatgccttgaatccgttATAGTTTTTCCATCGTTAGATGTTgttcttgtacagaaatttagagatagagaaaatcgcgtttatataggttaaaaaaaattaaaaatcgtcgctagccgatcgggccgccacaatggcggccagcgcatcggccagccaCACGCAATCAGCTAGCCTTGGCCGATTTTTTCGCCGAAATTCGGCTAGcctgctccaatggttcggctagccgaccggctagccacGTCAATCGGCTAGCTGGTCGCTAGcctaccattggagatgctcttatgttttgtcttttttcatcatttagaAAGATCTTAAAATAAAGGTATGTTTTCAGATATTtagtacaaaaaaataaatgcatattaagaaaatttaatcTAATCGATAATAATTGATATAAGAACTTTGTAATgaccttaaaaaaaatttacctactaataaaattaagtttttcaaaagtaaaGCAACTGTTTAAAGgtacatattaaatttttttgataaaactattaattatattacaaaactaataaaaaaaatagtttaaaaatgtatattataatatttaaaagttattgAACAATGATATCCTTTcattaattacaatatttgattaatgaacatctcttttttaaaaatgcaatatacaatattcagtatattatttttaaatgtatatcCTTTTTAAACATTGTAAATAACTGAACAAGTTATATCCTTTTTAAACATTGTAAATAACTGAATAagttatttaaaatgttatttttgaaaatgcaatataaagtatatcatttttaaatgtatatcCTTTTTAAACATTGTAAATAACTGAACAAGTTATTCACAATGTTTAAATGTACACATctctaaaaaatgaattgacggtaaaattatagaataaatatagCACAtctctaaaatataatttgacaaaaaaaattagaatatagcATTACAATTTcagaattaaatatttcttcaaaGATTTGTGGGAGCTTgtattagaaaaagaaaaatataatgactAAGAAATTTGATATGGCTCAAATTTTGTAATTCCCAATTTTacccaattttcttttatttaactttaaatgattttattaaaatctcTAGATTTGGACTCATATCTAGGGCCAACATTTTTTAGTACAAAATGATAATCCGACACGAATCTGCACAAAATTAATGGATTTTAGTCAAAGCTTATTGgattcgtgtccttatcgagTCGACTCGTTAAGCACATAAAAATTGTGTGTCTTGTTCGTGTCATGTTCGGGTTACCTGTTAAGTAATATTataacattattaatttttatattagtttaaattttgagttAGGGTACGCATTGTGAATGAAATGTGAATTCAAGTCTAAATTTGTTACTCTCTCATTGAatcactttccaattttaggTTTTTAATAAGATTCCTAACGATCTGATTCAAGGTTTTGTAACTTTTGTTAATCATAATTCATGAGCAGTTGTTATCAAGTTCTTACTGTATTCAGGTCGTGTTGTTATAGTGTCTTTATTGTGTCGTGTCATGTACTTGTTGTTATCGTATCGTATTGTCCCAAGGTGGTTTGTGTCGTTAATGGGGGTTCGTGTCGGGTTTGGGTTTGAGGGTGGCAGGTCGGGTTAGTGTTCGGGTTTGGATTTTCTTAATATGTGTGTTCGGGTTTGGATTTTCTTAATATGTGTGTTCGTGTTTGTCCTTATTGGGTCAGGTCATTAACAAGTTGACTTGATTAGGgtggggaaaaataccaaaataccgaccttatcgtaccgaaaaaataccaaaaataccaaattttcggtataccgtgactttcggtacgctatgataccttaccgaaagattccggtaaggtaacagtatgaattttcaaataccgcggtataccgctgcataccgaaattcgatatgtaccgtaaattaaggtatataccataaactaaggtatataccacaaaaatataaacacaattatatattaaatttattttatttatttttaaattataaaatctattgtgaaatataaatataattatgaataaattatatttaatttatttttaaaattataaaatataaataatattctaaaaactctaattttttattttaattgatgttgaaagtcaggtataccACAAAAGGTGTACCGAACTTCGATATgatataccgaaaatgaggtacggtatcggtatggaaatttgtcataccgaaaataaggtataccgaaagttcggtataccgaaaactttggtaaggtaaaggtatgactttttcgcataccgtatttacggtaaggtatacggtatagtggtttcggtaaggtatatcGTTCCCACCCCTAGACTTGATAACGACCTAACACGCAGATTTACCACCTCTATCTCATATCAACTTGGTGATGATCTTATCCCATCTATATTAGAGTGGATAATTATCCTCCTTTATGAAGCCTTTTAAGGGGGTGATTGACCATTTCTAATATGTTATCATAGCGGACTcaagtcgatgatggatttttttttagctCTTATCCACCTAACAAGTCGAAGACCGTGTTCATTCCAGCCCACATCGATGATAGTTTGCTTTATTTCTTGTCTTGCCTACCGTGATGGACGTCTGTGTGTCATTCTGGATGTTCATTACAATCGAAggttacattttttaaaatttatttatgataaaacgaaatatgaaataaatctACAACATAAATATaccaataaaaatttaattttctatcaTGGTACATATGTCCTTTGTAACCACATAAAATAGACACAAGTCCAGGCCAGATGACCGAGAAATAATTTCAGCGGCGGAGTCATATGTAATAGATGCTTGGCTATAAACTTTATATTCCCTCctccttaaaaaataattatgttggTGGATGACAGAGTTTTATgcaaatttggtaaaatttgagagaaaaatagataaagtggggttaaataagagaaagaaagagaaaatttgACTAAAGTGTGgggaaaaagataaagagtAAGTAATATATTGGGAagattttccaattttagtaGTATGAGATTATATTTGATGGACAAgcataaattgaaatataggactattttttttgttgacgGGAATAGTAGTGTATCCCTAACTATAGGAAACTTACAGAAATATTTTTGAGGAATGTCCCACTAAATTTTAGATGTATAGGAACAAggataaaaactaaaattatgaTTGATTAATAGATAACAAATGTTGCACTACCACATAATGGAAAGTGTTTTGACTTAGCTTAGacttttagtaaaataatccGAGTGAAGCAACTGAAATGGATCCAAAATTGATGCAACTCAAACCTCTATGATTTACTAGTCAATAGTTGTATTTACATTTTGTAGACGTCAATTTTCATACTCAGAAAAGATCAACTGATCATCATCTTACTTGCCAACACATTACTTGTGCCAAAATTTCATTGAAATGATCCCTTCATGGAATAATTGAAAGAATAGTTGAGCAAGTTTGATTTTACCGTCGGCCAAGATGTGAAACGAATTGTATCTCGGATCCCACATGAAGTGGAATCATTGTTTAGTTAACAAGAGAGATGTTTGAGGCATGTTAACGGCGATAAGACATCCACATTGGTGAAAAGTGTTATTATCCATGCTACGACATTATACTTGGATCACCACACTGATGTCCAGAGCTTGTCTGAATTCGACATTTCTAGTTTCCATTCACTGTAATTGTAATTCTGTGTCATGCGAGAGTGTCCGAAAATACAAACGATTTTGGTGAggaaaatgttgaagattCATTTTCATGTCTAAAGTAATTGCGAATCTACTTTGTATGAGAATTGAGGCAAATTTGGAAGCCGTCGTCGAAAGTATGAGGACTGAACAGAACCTTCATGACGTCAATGACAAACTTTGAAGCTCTTAAACATCTAATAGTGAAGCAATGCCCAAAGCTACGATTCGTATTTTAGGAATTGATTCTTCAATGTCTTGCCAACCTGAAGGAACTTATTGTTGAGGATTGTGAAAtcatgaagaaaataataaaagaggAAAGTAGGAATGTGAAGTGCCAACACAAGCATCGACAACGCCATGTGACAACGCCATGTCAGAATAGGCGATGCAAATTCCAAACATTTTCAAACCATATGGTTTTTCCGGTGANNNNNNNNNNNNNNNNNNNNNNNNNNNNNNNNNNNNNNNNNNNNNNNNNNNNNNNNNNNNNNNNNNNNNNNNNNNNNNNNNNNNNNNNNNNNNNNNNNNNCAAAACttatgtgactcgttctatcgaagtataaactatgctagggtattgtagtttgaattagtataaccataactgtgaacgcacatccctgaaattctcttatctctatatttatatattggttctataataaaatgtaagtgaaataaatttagttgAATGTCGGATCCATTActagaaatagtaaaaaaaacaaatgacaCATTTATTAGTGGATGaactaaaatagcaaaatgaaacatttattggTGGGCGGAAGGAGTGTAAAATTTGGGATCGACAACCCATGCCCCCACGCAATGCCACAACCCACCCCCACGTCATCATTCCCTTCATTTTCTGCACCACGCTCCAATTCTCACAACCGTGCGCCCCATTCCACGCCCCTCCCCAAGccacaaatattaaattgcaCTATTCACTAGTATTAACTATTTTagttgtaaaatttaaaacaatgaacaattataacacaaaaaaattcattcagtcattacaaaaattaaaatacaacttctagaaattaaaaattctaaatatttgaaaaaccaaaataacaaaagttCGAGAGTGATAAAAGTGGTGTAGAATAAAATCGttgtagaataaaataacCAAATTAACAGAACGTGCAGCCTGGCGAGGCACGCCACAACGGGGATGGGCGTCCCCACCCCAACTTAGGCACCTCACTCGTCCGCTCCTTGCGCCTGCCCTCCAACCATGGCTTCCATCCCCCACCGCATTTAGGGCACGTCATCcgatgaaaatagaaaatgactaaaataatagtactccacaAGAAAGTTatgtcccactcaagatggtCATATTCTTGagtgacacgagattttaggaatgttgttaggtggaataaagtagggaggaaaatgttgttgaatattttaatgaggagtGAGGAGAGATGAggttattttcaaaattggaaagtgatcatcttgattgggataaacaaaaaatgaaaggtgATCATCGTgaatgggacagatggagtaataaatagtactccctccatcccataatagatgtcacactttcctttttagattCTCCtacaaaaaatgtgacattttcatttcttggaaaaagttatctctcacattaatataaatatactattttctctcttcatctaacatacaaaacaacatctcctaaaatctcgtgtcatttcTTCAACTAAGtcatctactatgggacgtAGGAAGTACTACTTCATATGTCCTACTTgacattaattttcttttttgccaTCCTCAATGACCcccttacattttattatttttggcaatgaaactcacatttcattaatatatttcacttggagtacattttattaaaaaaaaaattatattcataaaagtaggacaatttatattcattaaaGTAGGACTCATGGTTTCCTAAATTTTTTCCACTCTGGGTACGGAGCAAATTATTCCAAACAAGGACAAGGACAAGCTTCAAGATGCATGGTCCGAAAACACCTTCAAATTCATAGTCGAAGATCCATTTTCTGCAGCAATTTCTCTGGCCTCCCATCCTTCCTTTTCCAAACAAGGGACAAGGACAAACTTAGTCTAAAAACGCCTTCAAATTCATCGTGGAAGATCCATTTTCCGCCACAGCTTCTCCGGCCAATCCCTTCCATTTACTAGCATTGTTTCTGAATTCCACACTCTTCAAACCACCATCCATCACTTCCTCAACACATCTCCAAATCTCCTCACTCTCCACAATCCCATCCTCATTACCTCTAACCCTAACTCCAACTCTCCAAACATCCTCTATCATCTTCGCATTCGTCCCTTGATCCGTCCTACGAGGGAATGCCACGACAGGGACCCCACACGACAGGCTCTCCAGAGTCGAGTTCCATCCACAGTGTGTGACGAAGCATCCCAGCGATGGGTGCGTCAGCACCTCCAGCTGGGAGCACCACGTCACAATCTTCCCAATCTTATCCAAATCTTCTAAGCAGCTCAgcttctcctcctcttcctcctcgcTTAGCATTACCCACAAAAAGGGCCTCCCAGAGCGAAGGAGGCTGGCCGCGATCTCCTCCATCTGTGGTTTCGGGAGCCTCAGTAGACTCCCGAACGCCACATAGACAACCGACGACTGCGGCTTCGAGTTCAGCCACTCGATGCAGTCGTCAGATTTCTCGTATAGGTCGCCGCCGAACGACTTCTCAGACGGATCCTCTCCACAGACGAAGGCGGAGGGGATCAGCGGTCCGACTCTGATCAGCTCGTAACGGTCGAACGCGCTGAGCGCTTCCGCCTCGAGCGAGTCGAAGGTGTTCACGAGCACCTTCGCCTTGCCCGGCTCGGCGTCGAGCAAGTCGAACTGCTCCTTAAACCCCTGAATCACAAAATTATCCAATTCCGAAGACGGAGGGAGGAGGAAGGAGGGAAGGTCGGCTTTCGAGAGCGGCGGAGCTCCGGGGATTTCGATTTTCCAGCCTGGATTATCCGATTTCTCGTTGATTTCGTCGGAAAATCCGTTGAAATAGTTGTAGTAAATGCACAAGACGGTGGCCGGTTGGACCCAGAGGAGCGCGCTGGGGATGTGGAGCTCACGCGCCACCTCCGTCGCCCAGGGGAGGAGGAGCGTGTTGACTAGGCACGTGACGGGGCGGCCCTCCTCCGCTGCGGCGGCGATGGCGCCTCTCAAGGCGGTGGAGCCGTTGCTTCGCATCGCGTCCATGAATTTATCAGCGTCGTCGCCGAGCTTGAAACCGTCGTCGGAGAAGGCGAGGAAGGTTAGGCCGTTGGTATCCGCCAAGCGGCGCCGCGCGGAGATGCAGGTGAGGAAGGTGACGTGGATGCCCATTTTTGTGAGCTTCTTTGCGAACTGGAGGGAGGGGTTGATGTGGCCTTGCACCGGAAACGTCACGAGGAGGACGTGGCGCTGTTCCATTGGTGGACAAGGATTTTTTATGGTTGTGAGTGTGGGA is a window from the Salvia hispanica cultivar TCC Black 2014 chromosome 1, UniMelb_Shisp_WGS_1.0, whole genome shotgun sequence genome containing:
- the LOC125218719 gene encoding UDP-glycosyltransferase 75C1-like; the protein is MEQRHVLLVTFPVQGHINPSLQFAKKLTKMGIHVTFLTCISARRRLADTNGLTFLAFSDDGFKLGDDADKFMDAMRSNGSTALRGAIAAAAEEGRPVTCLVNTLLLPWATEVARELHIPSALLWVQPATVLCIYYNYFNGFSDEINEKSDNPGWKIEIPGAPPLSKADLPSFLLPPSSELDNFVIQGFKEQFDLLDAEPGKAKVLVNTFDSLEAEALSAFDRYELIRVGPLIPSAFVCGEDPSEKSFGGDLYEKSDDCIEWLNSKPQSSVVYVAFGSLLRLPKPQMEEIAASLLRSGRPFLWVMLSEEEEEEKLSCLEDLDKIGKIVTWCSQLEVLTHPSLGCFVTHCGWNSTLESLSCGVPVVAFPRRTDQGTNAKMIEDVWRVGVRVRGNEDGIVESEEIWRCVEEVMDGGLKSVEFRNNASKWKGLAGEAVAENGSSTMNLKAFLD